Genomic window (Candidatus Krumholzibacteriia bacterium):
GGCTTCGACAACGAACTCGCCCGGTTCACGCTCGACAGCAATCGCGTCGTGATGCAGTCGACCCGCACGCAGAGCCGCGACCCCGGTCTGGGTCTCCCGGATCCCGTCGCGATGGCGGTGGCACTCGACCCCGAGGTGTGCACATCCAAGAGCCGGCACTACGTCGATGTGGAAACGGGAAGCGAACTCACGCGCGGTATGACCGTCGTCGATCGTTTCGGGCGCGCCAAGGACGATATCAACCAACCGGCGTGGGGCGCGCTGACCAGCCGCCCGGAAAACGTCACGGTCTGCTGGGCGATCGATGCCGTGCGGTGGAAGCGGATGCTGTTCAGCGTGCTGCGAGGGTGAACCCGACGTCATCGGCTTCCCCCCCACAGCCCCCACGCGTCCCCCCGGAATGGATCGGCCTGGACCGAAGCCGTACGTGCGCGCGAAGTGGTCATTGTACCCCCCGCCCGTGACGTGTAGGATCTCAATTCCGATCCGATCTGGGCTCCCGCGGCACGCTGGGTTGGCGTCCGCCGCCCGCACGCAGGGATGCCGACGCCTCGACCGGGGGAACAGACCATGTCGAAGTTCTTGATCGAAGTCCCACACGAGCCGGAGATGGTGGCCTGTGCCAGGGTAGTGCGTGTGTTTCTCACCACGGGATCGCACTTCCTGGCTGGTGCCGAGTGGGGATGCATGGACGGCGACCACCGCGCGTGGATGATCGTGGACGTGGAGGACAAGGACCAGGCTCGCGCCATCGTGCCACCGCCGTTCCGGTCACAGGCGAGGATTGTCGGTCTGAACCAATTCTCGATCGAGGCGATCGACGACATCTTGAAGCGCCATGGTGCCAGCAACGCCTGATCACGGAGCCGCTTTCTCCGCTCGCCCGGCGCCCGGGCGTACGGCAGGTCTCGGTGTATCAGATGCCGAGCTCGGCCCCCATGTGTCGGTGTAGCGTCGGCTCTCACGCGCAACGAGGAGATCCCCGGCATGGCCGCTTTTCGTCCCCACGTCTTCGCTTTGTGCCTCGCAACCGCCGGCATCGCGTACGCGGATTCCCAGCAGCCCTCCGCTCCCGCGCTCGCGAGCGACACGCCCGACACGTTCGTGACCACCAAGGATGCGTTCGACTTCGTGAGACGCGAGGAAATGATCCCCATGCGGGACGGGGTGAAGCTGAAGACCGTCATCCTGATCCCGAAGGGCGCAAAGAACGCGCCGATTCTGCTCACACGCACGCCGTACAACGCCAGCCGGCGTCTCTCGCGCTCCGAGAGCCCCCGCATGGCGTCTGTTGTGCCGCAGATGGACGACACCGCCGTGGACGCCGGTTACATCATCGCGTACCAAGACGTACGCGGTAAGCACGGCTCCGAAGGCGATTACGTGATGACACGGCCACTGAAAGGGCCGCTGAACCCGACCGACGTCGATCACGCGACCGACGCCTACGACACCATCGACTGGCTCGTGAGGAACATCCCCGAAACCAACGGGCGTGTCGGTACGGTCGGGGGCTCGTACGAGGGCTACACGACCGTGATGTCGGTCGTGAATCCGCATCCCGCATTGAAAGTCGCCGTGCCGTTCGCGCCCATGGTCGACGGCTGGGTAGGCGATGACTGGTTCCACAACGGTGCGTTTCGGCAGGACGGAACGCTCGCGTTTATCTACGGCCAGGAAGGGACGCGCAAGAGCGGCGAGACCTGGTGGTCGAGCACGCGCGACACCTATGACGAATACCTCCGCGCCGGCTCGGCCGGCGCGATGGCCCGATCACGCGGCCTCGATCAGCTCGGCTTCTGGCGCGCACTCGCGACACATCCCGCGTACGACGCGTACTGGCAGAACCAGGCCGTCGACAAGATCCTCGCCAAGGAACCGATTACAGTGCCGATGATGATCGTCGCCGGCTTGTTCGATCAGGAGGACATCTACGGCGGCCCGGCGCTCTTCAAAGCGCTCGCCCGGAACGATCCGACAGGCCAGATGATCCACCTCGTGCTCGGCCCGTGGAATCACGGGCAAGGCCGGCGCGAAGGCCGCGGCATTGGGCAGATCCTGTTCGAGGGCGACACCGCGACGTGGTTCCGCCGCACGGTGATGCAGCCGTTCCTCGATCACTACCTGAAGGACAGCCCGAAGCCGGACACTCCGCGTGTGCTCGTGTACGAGACCGGCGTGGATCAATGGCATCGCTACGATGCGTGGCCGCGCGTCTGCACGGAGAACTGTCAGGA
Coding sequences:
- a CDS encoding CocE/NonD family hydrolase produces the protein MAAFRPHVFALCLATAGIAYADSQQPSAPALASDTPDTFVTTKDAFDFVRREEMIPMRDGVKLKTVILIPKGAKNAPILLTRTPYNASRRLSRSESPRMASVVPQMDDTAVDAGYIIAYQDVRGKHGSEGDYVMTRPLKGPLNPTDVDHATDAYDTIDWLVRNIPETNGRVGTVGGSYEGYTTVMSVVNPHPALKVAVPFAPMVDGWVGDDWFHNGAFRQDGTLAFIYGQEGTRKSGETWWSSTRDTYDEYLRAGSAGAMARSRGLDQLGFWRALATHPAYDAYWQNQAVDKILAKEPITVPMMIVAGLFDQEDIYGGPALFKALARNDPTGQMIHLVLGPWNHGQGRREGRGIGQILFEGDTATWFRRTVMQPFLDHYLKDSPKPDTPRVLVYETGVDQWHRYDAWPRVCTENCQERSRNLYLLADGKVAFDKPAATTPTKYDEYISDPAKPVPYRTLPTLASSAPDAKWGEWLVDDQRNAAARPDVLVYESEPLTEPVRLAGQPIANLFASTTGTDADWVVKIIDVWPSEDVDHPTLGGYQWMISADILRGRYRQDPANPKPLEANKVLEYRLALPHVSHTFQKGHRIMVQVQSTWFPLYDRNPQKYVPNIMFAKPEDYVKATHRIWHTPENASFIEFPVTTAR